The Gadus macrocephalus chromosome 1, ASM3116895v1 DNA window TGCATGAATCCAGTTCATTTAGGAGTGAGATGGTTGTTGCATGATCAGGCAACATTTagttaaatgtaaataaataaaaacagagCAAGCCCACTCTTGAAGGGCTGCCAATAAGGCGGTACCTTTGCACTGGTAATAGTCCCGTAAGGGGAAAACTCCTTTCTGAGTCTCTCATCATTAATCGTGTCATCCAGGTTCTTCACGTACAGATTCACTCCCTGCCACCAGACAGGgggtagaaaaaaaaagtatccagAACGTCAGGAAAATTCTAACAGATCAGCATGACTTAAACTCCACTTTACTACGTTAACACATCATATTTGCTTTAAAGCATTATCACTTAAAAATACTTAGAGGTACTAAACTGAATATGCAGCCTACCGTCAGCATAAACGGATATCAATCAGGTAATTTGCTGAAGCaaaaaatatcaataataaTTTGTTAAGGTTATCCAGCACTGAGGCCCCTTGCTTCTTTTTAAACAGAAGTTTACGAgatttgaaattaaaatgtagTGTACCTGGTAGCGCTGTATGCGGTCCTGTTTAATCTGGTCAAATTTGCGCTTGAGTTCTCCCTGTCGCTCTGTCCTCTTCTGTGCTCGACCAACGTAAAGGATTTTCCCAGTCAGATCTTTTCCATTCATCTCCTCAACTGCCTGGGAACACAGACAATACAAACAAGGAAATAATGAGTTTATGGAAGAGGTTAATTCGTGATTTAGCAACAAGAGACACTTTGCAGCCGCCACTTCTTTACTGAAACTTGTTGcacaccagtttcaatgggtcTGAGGACTCTCACACAACAGCTGGTGTTCAATCTCCCAACCTTTTGAGCGTCCATGTGGTTCCCATAGTTGACAAAGCCAAATCCACGGGAACGGCCCCTCTCATCCTTCATCACTCTCACACTGAGGGTCTTACCTGAGAGTAAAGGAATGCAACCGGTTAATTCACAGACGAGCACAATCTGTGTGGATTGTTGCCTTGATTGCAATTTCATCCTCCAAGCCTGTATGCCCAAGATAAGGAAAGTAATTACCAAACTTAGAGAAAAGTTCCTTGAGTTTTTCATCAGTGTATTCTTCCCCGAAGTTTTTGATGTAGACATTGGTGAACTTCATGGCTTTGGCCCCAAACtcactctccctttctttccgGGACTTGAAGTGGCCCACAAAtctacaaataaaacaaatcacaAAGTCGCAATAACTGCAGGACAGAAGGACATTGGTCGTTTAGTAGACAAGTAGTAAACAGGATGGAGTGAAGTAATTTAACATCACAAACAGAGTTGAAAAATGATAGGAAcatcatttctttttttctgtaaaATGTTTTTGCTGGCTTAGTAAGATACTCACTTTCTCTTATGATTCTGTCTCTGGCAATGATAACCACAAATATTCAatttggaacacacacacaaacacacacacacacacacacacacacacgtctatatATCCTTCTAATTCACTGACCTACTCAGGGATAACTGACATTTTTCACCCAGGAAATGGCCCTTTCGCTTGAACATGTCCAACTCACTCCCTGCCTCTTgactgagcaaaaaaaaaagtttaataaTTTACAGGGCGGTCCTACAAAGTCAATGTTAATCAGCCTAACTGGTCCCAACATCTACAACTTACATACACAGTAcataatgtttttaaaatgtattaataattTTGTATCAACTCACACTTTGCGATCATTCAAAAGCATCCCATTTATGGTTTCTATGGCACGGTTTGCTGCCTCTTGTGTCTCAAAGTGGACAAAGCCATAGCCTTTTGAGCCTTTCTCGTCACAAACAACCTGGGAACAAAATTATTCATACATATTAAAAACATTCTGGAAGAAAATGACTGTAAACAAGTGTAAAGCACCTTATATGAGTTGATGGTGATGACTCTTAGTATGTACCAGAATGTAAATTTGTATTGATTTTCCAAGAACAAAATTATGTtgacataacagtaaacacatcATGAGCCTTCAGCCTCAGCTTTGCCAGCATGACCAATGAATTCCAATAGAGTTTATGGTAAAAAGTCAACCTAGCACTGATGCTGCCCTGGGAAGAGCAGAAAGCTTGGCATTCTTCCTTGCGGCTGTTCTCAAAAGTTCAAAACAGTAGTTCCAAACTTTCAAAGCATGTCCAATCAGAAAACCCCTATGTTTGACTTTCAAAACAAAGCTCTagtttgatataaaaaaaaaaaaagaatatacatTTTATGCATTGGGTTTACTTTACTAATCCATTTCTAATTTTCTAATTCGAAACACTATAGTGATCAGCAGTAGGAATATCAATTCCCTTTAACTTTTAGAATATAAAAATCAGTGCTTTGTAGGAGCAGTATTGGCAGAAATTATAGATTTGTCTTCTTGGGTAAGTCTCTACAAGTATTTTAACAAGTTTGGGCAGTTTCCCCCGCTTCTTAATGGACTTGCCCCTCAAACTTGAATGGGGAGCATCCATCTTCTATCCATCAATCTATCCTCAGGTGTCTATAGATGTTCTTTATAGGAATGTTCCTTACAAACATTTCCCTGACGGTTAACCAGGTGTTTGGTCAACAAGTAGTGGACatacaaagaaaattaaaatgtatgtatttcaATTGTATTACCCTTCAATGCAATTAATGGTCCTGCCTATGACACGAGTGATTCCTGACAGAACGGTATAATGGGTTAATTGTAGGGAAACTACCTCAGGAAATCTAAACACAACCAGATACATTTGCATTGGGTTGTAAACATGTGGCCTttccattatacatttttaattaaattgaaCAAAACGTACTGTTAAATAAATTGGGCATAATCCACTTACCTTGCAGGACAAAATATTCCCAAAGGCTGAGAATGTGTCATACAGGGCCTTGTTGTCAATGGAATCATCCATGTTTTTGATGAACACATTTCCCACACCCGATTTCCTCAGTCCTGGGTCCCGCTGAGACCACATTATTCTGATGGGACGACCCTTGATCACTTCATAGTTCATTGTATCCAAGGCACACTCAgctagaaaaataaaataaaatagtatGTAGGAGAATGATAAGGCTCAATGGGTTAAATCTTGTTTTCAATGAGTGTTAAAGTTACTTTATAATAGCATACTCTAGTATAAAGTTAACCAGTAAAATAAATTATGAAATGAGTGACCGAATTTACAAacagatttatttattcataagtatttacatttgtattttaaacGGAATGTTTTACTGCCATGCCAATTGTGAATGCCATTGTGTACTGTACCATCAGCTGGTTGCTGGAAATTTATGTATGCATATCCTAGAGATCGGCGTGTGATGAGGTCGCGGCACACCCGAATCGACATGATTGGCCCTGCAGGTGAGAACTTCTGGTACAGCATGGCCTCTGTCACGTCAGCATGTAGGTCCCCTACATACAGTGAAGCTAGAGGGTAGGCTGGTCCATTAGCGTTCATCTTGGATGGCAACTGGAAAATAAATAAGCCATACaagtaatattaaaaaaaaatcaatctgAATTCAGTAGCCTCTagcttttaaatatatataggaAAAAATGGTTTTGAGGAGTTTTGTAAATTCCGCATGCAATGGCTGATTCACTAGTTGAATACTTAAAAAGAAACAGGATAACAATAATAGGTTATTATTATTGCAAGCTTTATAATAATTCtgcataattaaaaaaatggtGCAGTTTAGTTTATTATGCTAAAAGTTATCACCAAATTAATATTGAGGTTTGGACCCTGTCACCATAATGGACACATTACAAATAATTCCACATGGCCAAAAAAAATCTTTACACTTGCATTTTTAATTTTAGTGTCAAGTGTTTTTTGGTGGTCCTGCAGTAAAAACGGTTGGCCTAAAGACGGAATGCTATAAGTTAGCTGATTCACTCTGATGCTAGCTCACTTCATGACGAGGAGAGAACACGGCAATGTTAACAGTCACATTTCAGGTGAAACTACATATAACTGATACATGGTACGTTAATCAACGTTTGTAGTTAATTTGGTATGGTCCTAACTACATCGTATCGATAAAACGAAATAAACCCACTCTAACGGGACGAGAGCCTCGTTAACTCGACGAGAAGCGACCGAAGTGAACTTTTCTTACTGTTAAATGGCCGACGGCGATCTGCGGGTCGATGTTGTATAGGTTTTTCCCAAAAGTATGCCTTCAGTGCGTCGCCTCAGGACAATAAAACTATACTTTCATTGTAATTATAAGGTGAAACACCTGCCAGTCGTCCGCCGCGGAGCACGCCGCTGTAGGTGAAGTTATCGAACTTGACGACCCACGCTGCCCACGCAGCGCGCTCAACGTATTAAACTACGCAAGAGAAAATAGTTCTGTGCCTGAGCCGCTTCATCCGACTTTTCAAACTAATTTGGGGACATTTCTGATTCATTTAATGAAACTGATTTAAAAGAACTGctactgtaggcctatttatttttacttggaATCATCTATTTCGATTTTTGTTACAGTAGAGCAACTATTTAATTGTCGCTGCAATTGCAAATAGCTACTTTGGGGAAAGAAAGACATCTTGCTTTTTATCTTAAACGAAACTTTTATTTCACTGAATGGTCTTTGACACTTTCCTATTTCTTACACGTATAGTGAAACTAGAATGATTTTAAAGATACATACACAAATCTAGAATTACACCAACCATTGTTTATCTCCATTTCATCATTGCTTTAGAGCTATTCTAAGTTTTCACAACCACGTGTGTGCACTGGGTAATAGACTGTTACAGAAGCAATTTTAACCAGAAGACTTGTcaataaaaacaaagcaaattGAGATAGCCGATATACAGACAGACTTTGTTCCACATTCACTAACTGCATTTCCATCAAGCAGAGATAAgagaaatgtacttattttCAATAACTTCAAATTCATTGGAACCTTGTCAGCAGACAGACCATCAGCCGTGTATGGGGAATGTAGTGGTGACAAATGGTATTGTGACACTTGGCTTCTTCCATTAGAAAGGGCTTCTCCaattatttatctttaaatTAAATTCAGAGATAACCGTTTTTACCACTGGAACATAGGTGCTAAACCCAAacccaacacacatgcacacaaaagagGCTGCAAGATAAATTCAGGCACCAAACTTTGGAGAAAATAACTGTTTAAAGAGGAATATTTTGCAAGCAGGGTTGATACAGTGTGATAAAGACAATTTCAATCAACATCAATAAAAGGTTATTCAAGGATTACATACACGTGATAGTCTAACTTGAAAATACATGGACCACATTGAAGCACAGATTTTGTCTTGCACTGATTTCAAGCAGCACTGATTTCAAGCAGCACCTGAATAGTGAGTACAACTATGACAATCCactttcaaaataattaaaaatagcACTGCCTTTCAAAAAGCCTAATAAAGTGGAATGTCTGAGGTTAAGGAATCTTACTCGACAGTCTAAAAGGGTCCCTTAATCAAACTTAAATTTGTGAATTTGTGAACATAATCAAAGTATATCAACAAGATGCCAGTGTCACAATACAGCCTCTCTCCTTTCTGTATGAGCTCACAGCAGAATTGCAGTTAGTAAAATACAGGATTGTACAgtgtcctttctttttttttttattaacaattTAGTCTGTGAAGCATTTAATATATAGCATCACAGTGTTTGGTGAAAAATCAACTGCCAGTTTAGTAACCATACCAGAAAACCTGTAAATTCCATGACAAATCACACAAAGAGTATGTaacaaaaaaggaagaaaaatgcACAACAAACTAGCTTGGGCAAATGAATTAAGGAAGGATGATTAGaattctccccctcccccgataCACATACATCATTCACAACCATTCACACCATGTTCCTCTCCAAAAATCACACAGAACCTTGCAAATGCATCCAcacaaagcaaaaataaaataaaataaaaagaatactGCGACATGGACCTGTCACCTCTCAGCGAACTGAGAGGGGTAAACTAGTTGGTCAGGAGCAATTCAGTCTGCTTGTCATACAGAAGGGGAAGGGTTTGATGGAGTGGAGGGGATGAATATAAGCTGTCTGTGTTTAAGATAAAGAGTGTAGGTGGATTAACAGTGCAATTTCATTAGTTTTCCCCTTCTCCggtctctccctcatctccctGGCTTTCTGATGTCCACagctgtagaaaaaaaaaagagaggacATAAGGCATCCATACACCTAGAGAATGCAACAAAGAGTGGCACATCATGGACATTAACCAAACATGAAGATTATTCAACTCACAGTCAAGTTGTCCCTTAGTAGTTGCATGATCAGGGTGCTGTCTTTGTAGGAATCTTCATTCAAAGTGTCAAGTTCAGCAATGGCTTCGTCAAATGCCTGgaaatagaataaataaaatcagGTGTTCCAATATTAATGAAAATGGTTAAAATTTTATATTGGTGTTAAAATGTTTGCATAGGCACAATCAATGTTCATAGATTGGCATGTCAAGCCTTCCTTGCAACTAGTGTCGCCGTTACCGGTGATAGATAGTGCTGTACAGCACCCAACCACCCCCTATTCAAAAGGGGTTAGATGGGCGTTCTAAGGGTAACTATGGTGAGATCCATTGACTGTATAGGTTCTGTGGATTGCAACAGTTTGTGGTGCATTGGCTGTTCGATGctttcaaatattttttcctATTCTGGCGATCTTTCATCTATAATAGTGTTTTCTTGCCGTgcgatttatttaatttatcaaaACATTGAAGTCTGCCATAAAAAAGCCAGACTCGGACCAATGAGTGGATCCATACGCCACTGACGTCCAAGCAGCAATCCTAACcgatattgtatttttattttttgtgttattaaaataacatttattgttattttggtTAAACAATTAACTAAATATCGATTTTCTAAGTGTGCTCAGAATGTGTGAAGAACATCCCCCGGTGTGAACATTTCATATACAAAGATTTGAAATATAAAATCTGTTCTTGCCACATTAAAAGATAATGTTTATACCGTCTTTGCCAGGTTACAGGCCTTTTCCGGGCTGTTGAGGATTTCATAGTAGAAGACTGAGAAGTTGAGGGCCAGACCAAGCCTAATGGGATGCGTTGGCTGCATGTCTTTCTTGCTGATGTCAAAAGCATTCTGGTAGGCCTCCTGAGACTGATCCACTGTTTCTTTAGGGGGAAAGAATACATAAGAAGGTTAATAACATTCAGGCTTAATTCACTGctcattatttatttacatatatagacacacgcactcatTTTAAAATACATACCTTTCTTGGAATCACCAGATGCTACCTCAGAAAGGTATCGGAAATAATCCCCTTTCATTTTCAGATAGAAGACCTTGCTTTCAGGAGCAGTTGTATTTTCAATCAGAAATTTGTCCAGGAGTGCCTAGAAACAAAGAGCACAGAGCAAATATAGTAAAATTATACATTATGCATCAgatgcattatttaaaaaaaatcgatgTTGTAATTTGAAGCACTTACTAGCACTTCCTTGCAGATGGACTGCAACTCGGTTTCAATCTCCGCTCGGTATGCACGTGCCATCTGCTGCTTTTTCTCATTGCCCTCAGTTTTCTGCTCAATGCTGGAGATGACACGCCAAGATGAACGGCGTGCCCCGACCACATTCTTATAGGCAACAGAGAGCAAGTTGCGTTCCTCATTGGAGAGTTCCACTCCCTGCTCCGTTACAGACTTCATGGCAGCAGCCATATCATCATAGCGCTCAGCCTGCTCTGCAAGCTTGGCCTGCTGTACCAGGTCGTTCCTGTCCATTTTCTGTCTGTTGGgacaaaaaacataacaatATTGGTCTGTCAATACTAACATGTACTTGTGTATTTAAATTAACATGGTTGATGCTCAGCAAATAAATTATACTGTAAAATAGTATTTGAGCCCTTGTAAGCACTAACCCGATTTCTTAATTAACTACAACATTAACGTAAcctagtagtagttgtagtagtaagGAGAGGGAACAACGTTAGCCAGCCGTATTATTTTATTCAGAATCGAAACGACATCGACTTGTAATGATAAGCCGTTACATACAATTTGAATCTATAAAACGCCTTATTTAGCCAAGCAATGCGGCCTAATTGATTCTTTTATCTTATTTGTAATTTCCTAAAATGAGCTGGAGCTTCCCCGTGTCAGGTTATAAGGCCCCTCTACACGACTAGCCCCCGCAGCGGCTGGGCTATCAAAACTCGATGGACAACGTTTCCAATGTTAACATTTCACTAGACGGACTATGAGGAGCGCGTTGGTCGCAAAGCTCATTTCAAGTGAATtgcttatttaaaaatgtatccaTCAGAGCTGAACTACATACAGCTGGGCGATTTGAGCGACGATTCCGCTAGCGCTACACCACTGTCTAACCGTTAGCCTTCGTTATGTAGCCAACAGGCTAGGTCTGAGTTAGCAATGGCTGACCACCTCCAAACTCCAAATGTGGGCCCAGCAAATAGATGAAGGTCCTTTTCATCCATCAATACGCGATAGCTCAATCAAAACACAGTGGTCATATTGGGATGTATAACTACATGTCAATAGTGTTAGAATGGCTGTCTGAACCACGAGCCTGACGGAACAAAGTGTCATGGATTCCGACTCCGAACGCAGGTTAGCCATGAGCTAACGGTAGCCAGTAGCTAACGTGAGCAAGGCTCTCTAGCATGGTGTCTACTCCACATCCTTCTAATAATAAAGACGCAATCGATGACATCGACATTAACATGCATATAACCCCCTTTACAAACAGAGTATTGAACAGTTAAAAGCATACCACACTTAATATATTGGCGACTTTAAATCTTGTTTTTTCTCTAGACGATCGAGCCTCCTTCCTCCGTCTTCTCCGCGTATCGTTCAGGGCAGCAGCACTTCCGTTACCTTGACACTTGTGTTTCCTCCCTACACCCTACATCTGCATTATGCAACATCAGCCCACAACAAACAGGGTTACACTTTACAATGAGGGTTCATTTATTAACCGAtgaacattagttaatgcagtgatgcgtattattatatagcattagcatggGGGTTAGGTAACTGGCAAGGGTTAACCCTGGTAATACCTTAATTCCCTCAGTATAACATGGACACCATTACCTCCGTTTGCATGAACACTATAAGTAAAAGATTAGCCTACTAGACGGTAGACCATTAGTAAATGTTTATTAAGGTGTTTACAGATGTTAATTATGCAATCATAAGTTAATGAATGTACCCTTGTTGTGTGTTAACAcaaatttaatttgatttgtTCAACGCCATCTCAAGATTCCCAAGATGTGAGCACAAAACAGGGAGACTGCAGATAGTTGTTTTTCATTATTGAGGGTTAGGTTGCCGAGGATTTATCATGTCTCAGCAGAGGGGCAGCCTCTTGAATTGGTAACAATAATTAGTTAATAAATTAATACGTTTTATTTAAAcactttttatattatttaatataaacATGGCCAATTGTAAAAACACCATTATAACGTCAAAGAGAATCATCTTCTGTCAAAAGCAACAAGGTATGTTGAAAGGGCTTGTTTACAAATCTTGTTTCAGCTGCTGCCCTATTGCCTTCTGCTGGGTGTAGTAAAAGTGTCACTTAATATCAACACTCACTTAATAGCCTTAACCttcacataaatacataaaatacattGTATAACGAAGAATgggtgtatttttttattggtcataacCATTCATACCAAGATTATGAATTATTGTAACATTCATAAATAAAGTTACTTCAGAATTTAATGAAGTTATTTTGGCACAAATTATTCCACTAGTTGAAAGATTGTGTGGAATAGGGTTAGTGTGACAACATGTCACCAAGTTGTGTGATAAGTTGGATGCATATTTAGTATGAGACAAATATGATGAGAAACACATGTGATGTGTAATGATAGTCTCAAAATCATGCATTCATGATTTGATTCATGATTTGAACAGAATCATCGAACAAAGAAGCTTTTACGATATCTACATATCGGGTATACTCTGCAAATCCTGGTTTTGCCAAGAGAAAGAAATAATTGGATGGGAGGGAGTGTTGTGTTCAGCATAAGGCATGCGGGAAATGATTTTGGGGTGGGGAAACATTCTGAAAAATGTTGTGGCTGGGATGGGATCAAATTCACTGATGACACACAGTTTAGCAGTTGGGGGAAAATCCATGCCAAATGAGGAGGACCATAACCGTTGCTTTTTGTGTATATTGGGCATGAAGAATAGTAGACATTTAAAGGAgaaatttgtattttttacatTCTTAATAACACCCAGTGTACAAATATCATGAAACTGCAGCtagttttaaaataattatacaGGAATGTAATTAATGAACTCACAAAACAAAAATCCATCGATCATATTTGCTCCATTTCAACTGTTCCTTGCTTTACTAgcttttccttctttctcttttttccaTTTATATAATGCACCCTAGAAAATAGCTGAATATAATTTTAACGTAAGTAGCCATAGCTTTCAGCTTGCCTTCAACCAAGGTTTGTATTAACATTTGGTTTTTGATTACCTCAATGCCTCATTCACAATGTAGAGAAACTATCCCATAGTTCACCTGTATAGTTTATAGTCTTTATGTATGCACAATGCAACTTATCAAAGACAAAAGAGCACCACAGCAAATATTGAGTTAAattctcttttccttttttaccTAAAATTCTACTGGCAGCTTGATGAAAACTGCATGGAAAGTTTTCCTGATCACAAGTACGCCAGATCACAGCCCAGCAAACAGCTACCAATTCACAAGCCTTTCCTCATAGGGAATTAAGAGAAAATGCACTTGGAGATGTTAATCTGCGTGATTCTTATAATTCCATCACTAGTGCTATGTTCTCCAGCCAAGAATGGATATATTGAAGCAAGGGCACCTAAGGTAACAAAACCCAACAGGGTTAATTAAATAGTGTCTTATTCTCGGATATTGTAGAATTAGTATGAGACAAATTGTATTCCAAGTATGCCACTGAAATATCGTTTACCTTAAAGATGTGTTGTGTCTTTCCAGAAAGACATTGTGACCATTCCTGAGTTCCCTCAAGACTTACCAGCAAAACCAGATGCTGCTGGTAATGTAGCTTTCACATTACAAAAAACTATAAATCAAGTATTAAAAATATGTCCAAATTACATTATCTTAATGGGTATATTCCAATATGTGTATCATTGTGCATTATTCAAATAGACTGTGCATATAACTTTTCAATGTTAATCGATGTTTTCCACTAAATTATACAATTCAGTGCTCCCCACGTGTCTGCTCTGTGTATGCCTGATTGGATCGGTGTACTGTGAGGAGGTGTTCCCTCAAATGACAGCCATCCCAGCACTGCCAAGAGAAACCACATACCTTTATGCACGCTTCAACCAGATCAATAAGATAAAAAACAAAGACTTTGCAGATATGGGTAAATAAATGGATTCATTTGTTTCTTCAATATGATTTTTGCATCGATGACAGATAGGTCCACACGTTTACTTTTTGATAGGTATCTTGGCCAAAGCCCAAATGATGTATGGGTCTTCTTTCTTTTCAGGAGCATTAAAAAGAATTGACCTGACCGGAAACATAATCAGCGAGATAGAAGATGGAGCCTTTTCCAAACTTACCAATCTTGAGGAGCTCTTTCTGGCTGAGAACCGACTTACAAAACTGCCAATGCTACCCAGCAAACTAACAACATTGAATGCCAATTTCAACCTTCTCAAATCCAAGGGTGTGAGGTCCAATGCTTTCAAGGTAAGCTATAATACAACAAGGTAGCTAAATTCAGTTTAAAGGTAAATGAGTATATCTGAAAAGTGCATCAATGTCTTGTGTCCAGAAACTTCCCGAACTTGCTTTTCTATACCTTGGAAATAATAAACTGGAAGTAATTCCACAACTTCCTGAGTCGCTACAAATTGTTCACCTCAATGTAAGAAACAATTTTTTAAGGTGTGTCGTCATGATATTTTCAATGGTCTTTGTTTGTGACATAGtaatatgtttattttctctcctGCTTCAGAACAACAACATCAATACAATTACTGATCAGACATTTTGCAAAGGCAACACCACTCAGTACATCCGAAGCACCATGGAAGAGGTGAGACTGGATGGCAACCCACTTGTCTTAGCTCAGCACCCAAATAGCTTCATCTGTCTGCGGAATCTTCCAACTGGACATTACCACTAAAGTTTTAGATAACCAACGCATGATTTTGGGAATTAGCTGTAAACCCTGCAGGTGTAGGTGATCAGCATTATTAAGCAGAAATAAGTCCCTTTGTGAAATGGAGAGATAAATTCATCAGTCCTCCAAATCTTTTTATAAATTGTACTCCGCTTATTTTTTCTCTTAACATTGTTTATGGTATATGTTACATTTCTTTGTTTCCTTTTTCACACTTGTATCATCATAGACCTTCCGCTTGTGAACTAAACAAATTATTGTGAAATATTAATAGCTACCGTTGGATCTTCAGACAGCATTGCATGTGCAAGAATGACATGCATCTTTACTCAATTAAGTTCACCTTGATGTAAACAAGCATTCATAGCCCAGAGTCCAGTTACTTTTGTTGAAACCGGTAGTTCCAACGTCCAACATTTATTTGACTTCAATCAGGCCATCAGCGATCTTCTGCTGGTATGATCTTTCTGACTGTTTTCTTCTGTAGACATCATCTGGCAAATACAATAGAAGGATTATTGTAGGCACTCAATAAAATTGGCAAGATAACATGTATTGTGGATTCATGGATACACACAGAGGTTGGTTTGATATCCTGTGAAGGAAGGTCTATACAGATCTCTAACTGAGAGAAAGGCATGAGACATCCTACAAGGAGTAAGAGGAAAGCGACAGTAGGGGGACCTTTATTGTGCTTACATAGTGTTTGGTGAGGCTACATTTCACTTCTTTGCAGAAGCATGGCCAATTTTTTTCGAAATTTTGCCCAACGCGTTTGGCGTTGGTCACTAGTTTAAGGTCAGGTTAGGCGTTAACGTAACTTGATGTCCTATTACGTGACATTGTATTTGTCCATCGCTGTAAAATATGATTAGCGTTTGATTCCTACGTCAAATAAAATGGCGACGATGTAACCTTCTAGATCACATGTAGGTCAGAAAAGATTGCTAGAAAAGATTGAAGAACCATTCAAGAAGTATACTTACAGAATGTCTCCCTTCCTATCCTCACGTTTATCATGATCCATTCCATAACACCGCCTATGCAGAAAAATACCGGCAGGAATCTGTAGGTTCCGAGACGGCGTTTACCCGGCATAAGACTCAGTATATACTTAATGTTTTCACTCCTTTGAAACATCTTAAACAGCGGGCACTTGCTT harbors:
- the LOC132453428 gene encoding embryonic polyadenylate-binding protein-like isoform X1 — translated: MNANGPAYPLASLYVGDLHADVTEAMLYQKFSPAGPIMSIRVCRDLITRRSLGYAYINFQQPADAECALDTMNYEVIKGRPIRIMWSQRDPGLRKSGVGNVFIKNMDDSIDNKALYDTFSAFGNILSCKVVCDEKGSKGYGFVHFETQEAANRAIETINGMLLNDRKVQEAGSELDMFKRKGHFLGEKCQLSLSRFVGHFKSRKERESEFGAKAMKFTNVYIKNFGEEYTDEKLKELFSKFGKTLSVRVMKDERGRSRGFGFVNYGNHMDAQKAVEEMNGKDLTGKILYVGRAQKRTERQGELKRKFDQIKQDRIQRYQGVNLYVKNLDDTINDERLRKEFSPYGTITSAKVMTDGCQSKGFGFVCFSSPEEATKAVTEMNGRIVATKPLYVALAQRKEERKAILTNKYLQRLSTVRSMPSPIIDSYQQTGYYVSTVPQPPSRSFYNPSPVSGIRAAPRWTTQPPRAQGPYSPQLVGAAIPRRTATPIATVRQASTQVPNVKYQKTTNIGTQTMGGRNDFAARGSQYKYSPSIRNTLQVITVPVSMARLQAVPISSMEPAVQIRGQEPLTASMLASAPPMDQKQLLGERLYPLIQALHPILAGKITGMLLEIDNSELLHMLESPESLHSKVEEAVAVLQAHQAQECSSK
- the LOC132453428 gene encoding embryonic polyadenylate-binding protein-like isoform X2; the protein is MNANGPAYPLASLYVGDLHADVTEAMLYQKFSPAGPIMSIRVCRDLITRRSLGYAYINFQQPADAECALDTMNYEVIKGRPIRIMWSQRDPGLRKSGVGNVFIKNMDDSIDNKALYDTFSAFGNILSCKVVCDEKGSKGYGFVHFETQEAANRAIETINGMLLNDRKVQEAGSELDMFKRKGHFLGEKCQLSLSRFVGHFKSRKERESEFGAKAMKFTNVYIKNFGEEYTDEKLKELFSKFGKTLSVRVMKDERGRSRGFGFVNYGNHMDAQKAVEEMNGKDLTGKILYVGRAQKRTERQGELKRKFDQIKQDRIQRYQGVNLYVKNLDDTINDERLRKEFSPYGTITSAKVMTDGCQSKGFGFVCFSSPEEATKAVTEMNGRIVATKPLYVALAQRKEERKAILTNKYLQRLSTVRSMPSPIIDSYQQTGYYVSTVPQPPSRSFYNPSPVSGIRAAPRWTTQPPRAQGPYSPQLVGAAIPRRTATPIATVRQASTQVPNVKYQKTTNIGTQTMGGRNDFAARGSQYKYSPSIRNTLQAVPISSMEPAVQIRGQEPLTASMLASAPPMDQKQLLGERLYPLIQALHPILAGKITGMLLEIDNSELLHMLESPESLHSKVEEAVAVLQAHQAQECSSK
- the LOC132453428 gene encoding embryonic polyadenylate-binding protein-like isoform X3 — translated: MNANGPAYPLASLYVGDLHADVTEAMLYQKFSPAGPIMSIRVCRDLITRRSLGYAYINFQQPADAECALDTMNYEVIKGRPIRIMWSQRDPGLRKSGVGNVFIKNMDDSIDNKALYDTFSAFGNILSCKVVCDEKGSKGYGFVHFETQEAANRAIETINGMLLNDRKVFVGHFKSRKERESEFGAKAMKFTNVYIKNFGEEYTDEKLKELFSKFGKTLSVRVMKDERGRSRGFGFVNYGNHMDAQKAVEEMNGKDLTGKILYVGRAQKRTERQGELKRKFDQIKQDRIQRYQGVNLYVKNLDDTINDERLRKEFSPYGTITSAKVMTDGCQSKGFGFVCFSSPEEATKAVTEMNGRIVATKPLYVALAQRKEERKAILTNKYLQRLSTVRSMPSPIIDSYQQTGYYVSTVPQPPSRSFYNPSPVSGIRAAPRWTTQPPRAQGPYSPQLVGAAIPRRTATPIATVRQASTQVPNVKYQKTTNIGTQTMGGRNDFAARGSQYKYSPSIRNTLQVITVPVSMARLQAVPISSMEPAVQIRGQEPLTASMLASAPPMDQKQLLGERLYPLIQALHPILAGKITGMLLEIDNSELLHMLESPESLHSKVEEAVAVLQAHQAQECSSK